One window of Mus caroli chromosome 11, CAROLI_EIJ_v1.1, whole genome shotgun sequence genomic DNA carries:
- the Gprc5c gene encoding G-protein coupled receptor family C group 5 member C isoform X2, giving the protein MQPRGVLGCTPNLFRERKANPERTQLKPGLGARMATHKILLMCLGLPLFFPGALAQSHAPPGCSPDLDPLYYNLCDRSGAWGIVLEAVAGAGIITTFVLTIILVASLPFVQDTKKRSLLGTQVFFLLGTLGLFCLVFACVVKPDFSTCASRRFLFGVLFAICFSCLVAHVLSLNFLTRKNHGPRGWVIFTVALLLTLVEVIINTEWLIITLVRGGGQVSPLGNVSADGTMASPCAIANMDFVMALIYVMLLLLTAFLGAWPTLCGRFKRWQKHGVFVLLTTVISIAIWVVWIVMYTYGNEQHHSPTWDDPTLAIALAANAWTFVLFYVIPEVSQVTKPSPEQSYQGDMYPTRGVGYETILKEQTGQSMFVENKAFSMDEPASAKRPVSPYSGYNGQLLTSVYQPTEMALMHKGPAEGAYDVILPRATANSQVMGSANSTLRAEDMYMVQSHQVATPPKDGKISQVFRNPYVWD; this is encoded by the exons ATGCAGCCTAGGGGTGTACTGGGCTGCACCCCGAACCTCTTTCGGGAGAGAAAGGCGAATCCAGAAA GGACCCAGCTGAAGCCTGGCCTGGGAGCCAGGATGGCCACTCACAAAATCTTGCTGATGTGCCTAGGactgcctctcttcttcccaggagCCTTGGCCCAGAGTCATGCCCCACCTGGTTGCAGCCCAGATCTGGATCCCCTCTACTACAACCTCTGTGACCGCTCGGGGGCCTGGGGCATTGTCTTGGAGGCAGTGGCTGGAGCAGGCATCATCACGACATTCGTGCTAACCATCATCCTCGTGGCTAGCCTTCCATTTGTGCAGGACACTAAGAAGCGGAGCCTCCTGGGGACCCAGGTGTTCTTCCTGCTGGGCACCCTGGGTCTCTTCTGCCTCGTGTTTGCCTGTGTGGTGAAGCCGGACTTCTCTACCTGTGCCTCTCGACGCTTCCTCTTTGGGGTCCTGTTTGCCATCTGCTTCTCCTGTCTGGTAGCCCACGTCCTTTCCCTCAACTTCCTAACCCGGAAGAACCACGGGCCCCGAGGCTGGGTGATCTTCACCGTGGCGCTGCTGCTCACCCTTGTGGAGGTCATCATTAACACCGAGTGGCTTATCATCACCCTGGTACGGGGAGGTGGCCAGGTTAGCCCCCTGGGCAATGTCAGTGCCGACGGGACCATGGCCTCTCCGTGTGCCATCGCCAACATGGACTTTGTCATGGCTCTCATCTAcgtaatgctgctgctgctgacggCCTTCCTAGGAGCCTGGCCCACCTTGTGTGGCCGCTTCAAGCGCTGGCAGAAACACGGGGTCTTTGTGTTGCTCACCACTGTCATCTCCATTGCCATCTGGGTGGTATGGATTGTCATGTACACCTACGGCAACGAGCAGCACCATAGCCCCACCTGGGATGACCCCACGCTGGCCATTGCCCTTGCCGCCAATGCCTGGACCTTTGTCCTCTTCTATGTCATCCCTGAGGTCTCCCAGGTGACCAAACCCAGCCCAGAACAGAGCTACCAGGGGGACATGTACCCGACCCGAGGGGTGGGCTACGAGACCATCCTGAAGGAGCAGACGGGCCAGAGCATGTTTGTGGAGAACAAGGCATTTTCTATGGACGAACCAGCCTCAG CAAAGAGACCAGTGTCACCTTACAGTGGCTACAATGGACAGCTGCTGACCAGCGTGTACCAGCCCACCGAGATGGCCCTGATGCACAAAGGCCCG GCTGAAGGTGCATACGACGTCATCCTCCCACGGGCCACCGCCAACAGCCAGGTGATGGGCAGTGCCAACTCAACCCTGCGGGCCGAAGACATGTACATGGTCCAGAGCCACCAGGTGGCCACGCCACCAAAAGACGGCAAGATCTCTCAGGTCTTTAGAAATCCCTACGTGTGGGACTAA
- the Gprc5c gene encoding G-protein coupled receptor family C group 5 member C isoform X3, producing the protein MATHKILLMCLGLPLFFPGALAQSHAPPGCSPDLDPLYYNLCDRSGAWGIVLEAVAGAGIITTFVLTIILVASLPFVQDTKKRSLLGTQVFFLLGTLGLFCLVFACVVKPDFSTCASRRFLFGVLFAICFSCLVAHVLSLNFLTRKNHGPRGWVIFTVALLLTLVEVIINTEWLIITLVRGGGQVSPLGNVSADGTMASPCAIANMDFVMALIYVMLLLLTAFLGAWPTLCGRFKRWQKHGVFVLLTTVISIAIWVVWIVMYTYGNEQHHSPTWDDPTLAIALAANAWTFVLFYVIPEVSQVTKPSPEQSYQGDMYPTRGVGYETILKEQTGQSMFVENKAFSMDEPASAKRPVSPYSGYNGQLLTSVYQPTEMALMHKGPAEGAYDVILPRATANSQVMGSANSTLRAEDMYMVQSHQVATPPKDGKISQDQSPTNKTRW; encoded by the exons ATGGCCACTCACAAAATCTTGCTGATGTGCCTAGGactgcctctcttcttcccaggagCCTTGGCCCAGAGTCATGCCCCACCTGGTTGCAGCCCAGATCTGGATCCCCTCTACTACAACCTCTGTGACCGCTCGGGGGCCTGGGGCATTGTCTTGGAGGCAGTGGCTGGAGCAGGCATCATCACGACATTCGTGCTAACCATCATCCTCGTGGCTAGCCTTCCATTTGTGCAGGACACTAAGAAGCGGAGCCTCCTGGGGACCCAGGTGTTCTTCCTGCTGGGCACCCTGGGTCTCTTCTGCCTCGTGTTTGCCTGTGTGGTGAAGCCGGACTTCTCTACCTGTGCCTCTCGACGCTTCCTCTTTGGGGTCCTGTTTGCCATCTGCTTCTCCTGTCTGGTAGCCCACGTCCTTTCCCTCAACTTCCTAACCCGGAAGAACCACGGGCCCCGAGGCTGGGTGATCTTCACCGTGGCGCTGCTGCTCACCCTTGTGGAGGTCATCATTAACACCGAGTGGCTTATCATCACCCTGGTACGGGGAGGTGGCCAGGTTAGCCCCCTGGGCAATGTCAGTGCCGACGGGACCATGGCCTCTCCGTGTGCCATCGCCAACATGGACTTTGTCATGGCTCTCATCTAcgtaatgctgctgctgctgacggCCTTCCTAGGAGCCTGGCCCACCTTGTGTGGCCGCTTCAAGCGCTGGCAGAAACACGGGGTCTTTGTGTTGCTCACCACTGTCATCTCCATTGCCATCTGGGTGGTATGGATTGTCATGTACACCTACGGCAACGAGCAGCACCATAGCCCCACCTGGGATGACCCCACGCTGGCCATTGCCCTTGCCGCCAATGCCTGGACCTTTGTCCTCTTCTATGTCATCCCTGAGGTCTCCCAGGTGACCAAACCCAGCCCAGAACAGAGCTACCAGGGGGACATGTACCCGACCCGAGGGGTGGGCTACGAGACCATCCTGAAGGAGCAGACGGGCCAGAGCATGTTTGTGGAGAACAAGGCATTTTCTATGGACGAACCAGCCTCAG CAAAGAGACCAGTGTCACCTTACAGTGGCTACAATGGACAGCTGCTGACCAGCGTGTACCAGCCCACCGAGATGGCCCTGATGCACAAAGGCCCG GCTGAAGGTGCATACGACGTCATCCTCCCACGGGCCACCGCCAACAGCCAGGTGATGGGCAGTGCCAACTCAACCCTGCGGGCCGAAGACATGTACATGGTCCAGAGCCACCAGGTGGCCACGCCACCAAAAGACGGCAAGATCTCTCAG GATCAGTCCCCGACTAATAAAACAAGATGGTAG
- the Gprc5c gene encoding G-protein coupled receptor family C group 5 member C isoform X4, producing the protein MATHKILLMCLGLPLFFPGALAQSHAPPGCSPDLDPLYYNLCDRSGAWGIVLEAVAGAGIITTFVLTIILVASLPFVQDTKKRSLLGTQVFFLLGTLGLFCLVFACVVKPDFSTCASRRFLFGVLFAICFSCLVAHVLSLNFLTRKNHGPRGWVIFTVALLLTLVEVIINTEWLIITLVRGGGQVSPLGNVSADGTMASPCAIANMDFVMALIYVMLLLLTAFLGAWPTLCGRFKRWQKHGVFVLLTTVISIAIWVVWIVMYTYGNEQHHSPTWDDPTLAIALAANAWTFVLFYVIPEVSQVTKPSPEQSYQGDMYPTRGVGYETILKEQTGQSMFVENKAFSMDEPASAKRPVSPYSGYNGQLLTSVYQPTEMALMHKGPAEGAYDVILPRATANSQVMGSANSTLRAEDMYMVQSHQVATPPKDGKISQVFRNPYVWD; encoded by the exons ATGGCCACTCACAAAATCTTGCTGATGTGCCTAGGactgcctctcttcttcccaggagCCTTGGCCCAGAGTCATGCCCCACCTGGTTGCAGCCCAGATCTGGATCCCCTCTACTACAACCTCTGTGACCGCTCGGGGGCCTGGGGCATTGTCTTGGAGGCAGTGGCTGGAGCAGGCATCATCACGACATTCGTGCTAACCATCATCCTCGTGGCTAGCCTTCCATTTGTGCAGGACACTAAGAAGCGGAGCCTCCTGGGGACCCAGGTGTTCTTCCTGCTGGGCACCCTGGGTCTCTTCTGCCTCGTGTTTGCCTGTGTGGTGAAGCCGGACTTCTCTACCTGTGCCTCTCGACGCTTCCTCTTTGGGGTCCTGTTTGCCATCTGCTTCTCCTGTCTGGTAGCCCACGTCCTTTCCCTCAACTTCCTAACCCGGAAGAACCACGGGCCCCGAGGCTGGGTGATCTTCACCGTGGCGCTGCTGCTCACCCTTGTGGAGGTCATCATTAACACCGAGTGGCTTATCATCACCCTGGTACGGGGAGGTGGCCAGGTTAGCCCCCTGGGCAATGTCAGTGCCGACGGGACCATGGCCTCTCCGTGTGCCATCGCCAACATGGACTTTGTCATGGCTCTCATCTAcgtaatgctgctgctgctgacggCCTTCCTAGGAGCCTGGCCCACCTTGTGTGGCCGCTTCAAGCGCTGGCAGAAACACGGGGTCTTTGTGTTGCTCACCACTGTCATCTCCATTGCCATCTGGGTGGTATGGATTGTCATGTACACCTACGGCAACGAGCAGCACCATAGCCCCACCTGGGATGACCCCACGCTGGCCATTGCCCTTGCCGCCAATGCCTGGACCTTTGTCCTCTTCTATGTCATCCCTGAGGTCTCCCAGGTGACCAAACCCAGCCCAGAACAGAGCTACCAGGGGGACATGTACCCGACCCGAGGGGTGGGCTACGAGACCATCCTGAAGGAGCAGACGGGCCAGAGCATGTTTGTGGAGAACAAGGCATTTTCTATGGACGAACCAGCCTCAG CAAAGAGACCAGTGTCACCTTACAGTGGCTACAATGGACAGCTGCTGACCAGCGTGTACCAGCCCACCGAGATGGCCCTGATGCACAAAGGCCCG GCTGAAGGTGCATACGACGTCATCCTCCCACGGGCCACCGCCAACAGCCAGGTGATGGGCAGTGCCAACTCAACCCTGCGGGCCGAAGACATGTACATGGTCCAGAGCCACCAGGTGGCCACGCCACCAAAAGACGGCAAGATCTCTCAGGTCTTTAGAAATCCCTACGTGTGGGACTAA
- the Gprc5c gene encoding G-protein coupled receptor family C group 5 member C isoform X1: MQPRGVLGCTPNLFRERKANPERTQLKPGLGARMATHKILLMCLGLPLFFPGALAQSHAPPGCSPDLDPLYYNLCDRSGAWGIVLEAVAGAGIITTFVLTIILVASLPFVQDTKKRSLLGTQVFFLLGTLGLFCLVFACVVKPDFSTCASRRFLFGVLFAICFSCLVAHVLSLNFLTRKNHGPRGWVIFTVALLLTLVEVIINTEWLIITLVRGGGQVSPLGNVSADGTMASPCAIANMDFVMALIYVMLLLLTAFLGAWPTLCGRFKRWQKHGVFVLLTTVISIAIWVVWIVMYTYGNEQHHSPTWDDPTLAIALAANAWTFVLFYVIPEVSQVTKPSPEQSYQGDMYPTRGVGYETILKEQTGQSMFVENKAFSMDEPASAKRPVSPYSGYNGQLLTSVYQPTEMALMHKGPAEGAYDVILPRATANSQVMGSANSTLRAEDMYMVQSHQVATPPKDGKISQDQSPTNKTRW; the protein is encoded by the exons ATGCAGCCTAGGGGTGTACTGGGCTGCACCCCGAACCTCTTTCGGGAGAGAAAGGCGAATCCAGAAA GGACCCAGCTGAAGCCTGGCCTGGGAGCCAGGATGGCCACTCACAAAATCTTGCTGATGTGCCTAGGactgcctctcttcttcccaggagCCTTGGCCCAGAGTCATGCCCCACCTGGTTGCAGCCCAGATCTGGATCCCCTCTACTACAACCTCTGTGACCGCTCGGGGGCCTGGGGCATTGTCTTGGAGGCAGTGGCTGGAGCAGGCATCATCACGACATTCGTGCTAACCATCATCCTCGTGGCTAGCCTTCCATTTGTGCAGGACACTAAGAAGCGGAGCCTCCTGGGGACCCAGGTGTTCTTCCTGCTGGGCACCCTGGGTCTCTTCTGCCTCGTGTTTGCCTGTGTGGTGAAGCCGGACTTCTCTACCTGTGCCTCTCGACGCTTCCTCTTTGGGGTCCTGTTTGCCATCTGCTTCTCCTGTCTGGTAGCCCACGTCCTTTCCCTCAACTTCCTAACCCGGAAGAACCACGGGCCCCGAGGCTGGGTGATCTTCACCGTGGCGCTGCTGCTCACCCTTGTGGAGGTCATCATTAACACCGAGTGGCTTATCATCACCCTGGTACGGGGAGGTGGCCAGGTTAGCCCCCTGGGCAATGTCAGTGCCGACGGGACCATGGCCTCTCCGTGTGCCATCGCCAACATGGACTTTGTCATGGCTCTCATCTAcgtaatgctgctgctgctgacggCCTTCCTAGGAGCCTGGCCCACCTTGTGTGGCCGCTTCAAGCGCTGGCAGAAACACGGGGTCTTTGTGTTGCTCACCACTGTCATCTCCATTGCCATCTGGGTGGTATGGATTGTCATGTACACCTACGGCAACGAGCAGCACCATAGCCCCACCTGGGATGACCCCACGCTGGCCATTGCCCTTGCCGCCAATGCCTGGACCTTTGTCCTCTTCTATGTCATCCCTGAGGTCTCCCAGGTGACCAAACCCAGCCCAGAACAGAGCTACCAGGGGGACATGTACCCGACCCGAGGGGTGGGCTACGAGACCATCCTGAAGGAGCAGACGGGCCAGAGCATGTTTGTGGAGAACAAGGCATTTTCTATGGACGAACCAGCCTCAG CAAAGAGACCAGTGTCACCTTACAGTGGCTACAATGGACAGCTGCTGACCAGCGTGTACCAGCCCACCGAGATGGCCCTGATGCACAAAGGCCCG GCTGAAGGTGCATACGACGTCATCCTCCCACGGGCCACCGCCAACAGCCAGGTGATGGGCAGTGCCAACTCAACCCTGCGGGCCGAAGACATGTACATGGTCCAGAGCCACCAGGTGGCCACGCCACCAAAAGACGGCAAGATCTCTCAG GATCAGTCCCCGACTAATAAAACAAGATGGTAG